A window from Pseudopipra pipra isolate bDixPip1 chromosome 25, bDixPip1.hap1, whole genome shotgun sequence encodes these proteins:
- the LOC135402418 gene encoding uncharacterized protein LOC135402418 isoform X2: protein MARKAPPRRRRGSARRCLGCEDEVAEVTVELRSSCADAPLTAALVNLHLERVKEIARMFLRQICQLADDLVFLGRNRLSPYILKAQKMVRQKKSFKVYALLLSVYLVGVFCGTSLPAWTLLTKGLMQELTSVFPAGLKTFWNSDTLTENQKLQLLLEELSQELTKMTLESYVKTDWALKSSGATIDTQRTSQTYDCRESWVCRILYFFWTANPPDTILQEAAGLSVGIRARWSSSCQHESTLLPSQCSTSPRTSLQAGPSSVPPRTSLPLEWMQPEKRNLSWGHSPTTWKKSPCRLSL from the exons ATGGCGAGGAAGGCTCCCCCCAGGAGACGTCGTGGGTCTGCCAGACGCTGCTTGGGCTGTGAGGATGAGGTGGCAGAGGTGACTGTGGAGTTGAGAAGCAG CTGTGCAGATGCtcccctcactgcagctctggtgAACCTTCATCTGGAAAGGGTCAAAGAAATTGCAA GGATGTTCTTGAGGCAGATTTGTCAACTGGCAGATGACCTTGTCTTCCTGGGGAGAAATCGTCTGAGCCCATACATCCTCAAGGC GCAGAAGATGGTCCGGCAGAAGAAGAGCTTTAAAGTCTATGCCTTGTTGCTCTCAGTGTATCTTG TTGGAGTTTTCTGTGGGACCTCTCTGCCAGCGTGGACACTGCTGACAAAGGGACTGATGCAG GAGCTGACAAGTGTATTTCCAGCAGGCTTGAAGACCTTCTG GAATTCAGACACGTTGACTGAAAACCAAAAGTTACAGCTTCTGCTGGAGGAG CTTTCCCAAGAATTGACCAAGATGACTTTGGAATCCTATGTCAAGACTGACTGGGCCCTGAAGAGCTCTG GAGCCACCATTGACACTCAGAGAACTTCCCAGACCTACGACTGCAGAGAGAGTTGGGTCTGCAGGATTTTATACTTCTTCTGGACTGCCAACCCTCCTGATACTATTCTGCAG GAAGCTGCTGGGCTTTCAGTGGGCATCAGGGCCAGGTGGTCATCAAGCTGCCAGCACGAGTCCACCCTACTGCCATCACAGTGCAGCACATCACCAAGGACGTCTCTCCAAGCGGGACCGTCATCAGTGCCCCCAAGGACATCGCTGCCTTT GGAGTGGATGCAGCCGGAGAAGAGGAATCTCTCCTGGGGACATTCACCTACAACGTGGAAAAAGAGCCCATGCAGACTTTCCCTCTGA
- the LOC135402418 gene encoding SUN domain-containing protein 5-like isoform X1: protein MARKAPPRRRRGSARRCLGCEDEVAEVTVELRSSCADAPLTAALVNLHLERVKEIARMFLRQICQLADDLVFLGRNRLSPYILKAQKMVRQKKSFKVYALLLSVYLVGVFCGTSLPAWTLLTKGLMQELTSVFPAGLKTFWNSDTLTENQKLQLLLEELSQELTKMTLESYVKTDWALKSSGATIDTQRTSQTYDCRESWVCRILYFFWTANPPDTILQPNVSPGSCWAFSGHQGQVVIKLPARVHPTAITVQHITKDVSPSGTVISAPKDIAAFGVDAAGEEESLLGTFTYNVEKEPMQTFPLKDVLPPRAFSYVKLLVKSNWGNPWYTCIYRVQVHGRMETQKASAKIQDE from the exons ATGGCGAGGAAGGCTCCCCCCAGGAGACGTCGTGGGTCTGCCAGACGCTGCTTGGGCTGTGAGGATGAGGTGGCAGAGGTGACTGTGGAGTTGAGAAGCAG CTGTGCAGATGCtcccctcactgcagctctggtgAACCTTCATCTGGAAAGGGTCAAAGAAATTGCAA GGATGTTCTTGAGGCAGATTTGTCAACTGGCAGATGACCTTGTCTTCCTGGGGAGAAATCGTCTGAGCCCATACATCCTCAAGGC GCAGAAGATGGTCCGGCAGAAGAAGAGCTTTAAAGTCTATGCCTTGTTGCTCTCAGTGTATCTTG TTGGAGTTTTCTGTGGGACCTCTCTGCCAGCGTGGACACTGCTGACAAAGGGACTGATGCAG GAGCTGACAAGTGTATTTCCAGCAGGCTTGAAGACCTTCTG GAATTCAGACACGTTGACTGAAAACCAAAAGTTACAGCTTCTGCTGGAGGAG CTTTCCCAAGAATTGACCAAGATGACTTTGGAATCCTATGTCAAGACTGACTGGGCCCTGAAGAGCTCTG GAGCCACCATTGACACTCAGAGAACTTCCCAGACCTACGACTGCAGAGAGAGTTGGGTCTGCAGGATTTTATACTTCTTCTGGACTGCCAACCCTCCTGATACTATTCTGCAG CCAAATGTTTCCCCAGGAAGCTGCTGGGCTTTCAGTGGGCATCAGGGCCAGGTGGTCATCAAGCTGCCAGCACGAGTCCACCCTACTGCCATCACAGTGCAGCACATCACCAAGGACGTCTCTCCAAGCGGGACCGTCATCAGTGCCCCCAAGGACATCGCTGCCTTT GGAGTGGATGCAGCCGGAGAAGAGGAATCTCTCCTGGGGACATTCACCTACAACGTGGAAAAAGAGCCCATGCAGACTTTCCCTCTGAAG GatgtgctgcctcccagagccTTTTCATATGTCAAACTTCTTGTGAAGAGCAACTGGGGAAACCCATGGTACACCTGCATTTACCGAGTGCAGGTTCATGGGAGGATGGAAACCCAGAAAGCCTCAGCCAAGATCCAAGAtgaataa
- the LOC135402419 gene encoding lysozyme C-like, with the protein MMRKSMLFLGFLLAFLALALPGTQGKTIPRCEMVKILRRNGFEGFVGKTVADWMCLINYESSYDTKAYNNNGPSRDYGIFQINSKYWCNDGRTAGAKNACQISCSKLQDDNIEDDIRCAKKIAQEARGLTPWYGWKNHCQGKNLSSFVKGC; encoded by the exons ATGATGAGGAAGTCAATGCTGTTCCTCGGCTTCCTTCTTGCCTTCCTTGCTCTGGCTCTGCCAGGCACCCAGGGGAAAACCATCCCCCGATGTGAGATGGTGAAGATCCTACGTAGGAATGGATTTGAGGGCTTTGTGGGCAAAACTGTTGCTGACT GGATGTGCCTGATAAACTACGAGAGCAGCTACGACACCAAGGCCTACAACAACAACGGGCCGAGCAGGGACTACGGCATCTTCCAGATCAACAGCAAGTACTGGTGTAACGATGGCAGGACAGCTGGGGCCAAGAATGCCTGCCAGATCAGTTGCTCAA AATTGCAAGATGACAATATTGAGGATGACATTCGGTGTGCCAAGAAGATTGCTCAGGAGGCTCGTGGCCTCACTCCCTG GTACGGCTGGAAAAACCACTGCCAGGGCAAAAACCTGAGTTCCTTTGTCAAGGGTTGCTAA